A segment of the Kluyveromyces marxianus DMKU3-1042 DNA, complete genome, chromosome 5 genome:
ACTCTGTGTTCAAACCACCTTCTGGGTCTGAAAACGGCTCGTATCTGAATATGGATGCAGAAGACTCCATTAAGAGCGATTGCATGGTCTCTATGAGAaagatatttcaaaaagagCCACGCAGTGCCACTTGTGAGTTCACTTCAGAGTATGTTACAGCAGAGTTTTCCCAAAGATATAAGAGTACGGAGCCGTTGTTAGTTCAGGAGTATAATAAGGCGCTTTTGGAAGATATGGTTAGTCTGGGTGTTTCAAAACCACATATtaaaaagatattgaagaCGTTAGCCAGGAACGAACAGACAATACAAGAATTAGAGAATGAATGTTTAGTTTACAAACAATCCAAAGAGAACTTAGAGTCTGCTCTTGTCTCCATTCAATCTCTCTGTAGTTTACAATATGCAAGTATGGTATAACAGGAAACTTTATCAGAACtaaaagaagtttttaTATGtaaaaatttttttcattccGTATAttcatacatatatatatacatgtagATGAGATTAATTCATTATCATTCATTAgattgttattattattatattaccattgaaaagtattactattattattattgttattattggCACCTCATAATGAAAGCTGTAGGGCATTTCTTAGGCAGGCAACCATATTCCAGCAGGTAATAAGACCTTCTGAATTTAAAGTCTgtagaaacaaaaaaaaaaaggggagatgagatgagatcAATTAGATTATTTCATCATAGCCTTGTACCATGGCTTGTCATCGTGTTGCAAGTCATCGGCGTTGTAGTCATTACCTCTTCTGGAAGATGGGACCCATGATTCGGACTTCCATGGCAAGACACCTTCCAACCACATTTCATCGACTTCTTCCAAGGTTAGACCCTTGGTTTCTGggacaaagaagaagacgtaGAAGAACATGGCAACCAAACAGCCCATGAAGACGTAACCGTAGTAGAAGTGGATATCAGAGGTAATAAATGGAGTGAAGAAACTGATCAAGAAACCCCAGACCCAGTTAGAAGCGGTAGCGACACCCATACACTTGGACTTGACTCTCAATGGGTAAGATTCAGCAACAACGACGTAAGCAATTGGAGCCCAGGTGGTAGCGAAACATAGAATGTAGAAACAGGTGAAGACAATCATACAGTCACCAGCACCCTTAGAAGAAACACCACCGTTTGGACCCTTCGGCCACAACTTGGTAACACCGACGGATGCAAAGACAACCATACAACAGGTCATTAGAGCAGCACCCCATAGCAAACATTGACGACGGCCAAATCTACCAACAATGTAGATACCCAAGAAAGTGGAAGCGAAGTTGACAATACCCAAGACAATAGAAGTTTCGAAAGAATCGGTCATACCGACGGACTTGAAGATACTAGTACCGtagtagaagaagtagtTGTTACCGGTCAATTGTTGGAAAGATTGGACCATAATACCCATAATCAAACGTTGGAAAACCTTGGTCTTGGTGGAGAACAATTCcttgaaagaagcagaacCAGCTAGTCTTTCAGCTTCAACACCGGCAATCAACAAATCAGCTTCAGCTTGGACAGCTGGGTCTTCAATGGAAACCTTGTTAGACTTGGCGATAGAAGCCTTGGCTTCTTCGATTCTGTCCTTTTCAATCAAGTATCTTGGGGATTCTGGCACAAACAACATACCGCAAATCATAAAAATGGCCCAGGCGAAACATAGACCCAATGGGACTCTCCATTGGACAGAGTTGGAGTAAGTCTTGGTACCGTAGTTCGTACAGTAACCCAAGAAGATACCGAAAGTAATCATCAATTGGTAACAAGACACCAAAGCACCTCTCAATTGCTTTGGAGCAGTTTCAGAAATCAACATTGGGGACAACACGGCAATACCACCGACACCCAAACCAGAGATAATTCTACCGATGAAGTATTGGTACCATTTGTTGATGGAAGCGATTTGAATAATGATACCAACAACgtaaacaacaacaacaaacatcAAACCAATACGACGACCGTACATATCACCGGCTTTTGATAAAAAGATACCACCAATGGCACAACCGATGTtgaaaatggaaaca
Coding sequences within it:
- the KHT2 gene encoding sugar porter family MFS transporter translates to MSEAAGLQTGTAAQSTPVDTKSFESSQVSTPTNVGSKDELKVDETNTEVELPKKPASAYITVSILCLMVAFGGFVFGWDTGTISGFVNQTDFVRRFGSTHADGTHYLSNARTGLIVSIFNIGCAIGGIFLSKAGDMYGRRIGLMFVVVVYVVGIIIQIASINKWYQYFIGRIISGLGVGGIAVLSPMLISETAPKQLRGALVSCYQLMITFGIFLGYCTNYGTKTYSNSVQWRVPLGLCFAWAIFMICGMLFVPESPRYLIEKDRIEEAKASIAKSNKVSIEDPAVQAEADLLIAGVEAERLAGSASFKELFSTKTKVFQRLIMGIMVQSFQQLTGNNYFFYYGTSIFKSVGMTDSFETSIVLGIVNFASTFLGIYIVGRFGRRQCLLWGAALMTCCMVVFASVGVTKLWPKGPNGGVSSKGAGDCMIVFTCFYILCFATTWAPIAYVVVAESYPLRVKSKCMGVATASNWVWGFLISFFTPFITSDIHFYYGYVFMGCLVAMFFYVFFFVPETKGLTLEEVDEMWLEGVLPWKSESWVPSSRRGNDYNADDLQHDDKPWYKAMMK